A portion of the Leptospira noumeaensis genome contains these proteins:
- a CDS encoding DUF3015 domain-containing protein, translating into MFKPAMFFFFKIQLILVSAFLLTIPNQISAEPYGMAGCGLGSMVPVWKNDIGQVLAATTNTSLSSQTFGITSGTSNCTTDGIVRADRVQEVFISYNEDPLQVETTRGTGERIRTIASLLGCPTHDQELGKLMKEQHSYIFQTTEDDFVPRSKLILSRLKSKIAEDPTLKKACLY; encoded by the coding sequence ATGTTCAAACCTGCTATGTTCTTTTTTTTTAAGATTCAGCTAATACTTGTTAGTGCTTTTTTACTTACAATTCCTAATCAAATTTCAGCAGAACCATATGGGATGGCTGGATGTGGACTCGGATCTATGGTTCCTGTTTGGAAAAATGATATTGGTCAGGTTCTTGCTGCTACAACCAATACTAGTTTATCTTCACAAACTTTTGGAATCACTTCAGGAACATCAAATTGTACCACGGATGGGATTGTCCGAGCAGATCGTGTTCAGGAAGTTTTTATCAGTTATAATGAAGACCCTCTACAAGTGGAAACAACAAGGGGAACAGGAGAAAGAATTCGAACGATAGCGTCTCTATTAGGTTGCCCGACTCATGACCAGGAATTAGGAAAGTTAATGAAAGAACAACACTCCTATATTTTTCAAACGACAGAAGATGATTTTGTTCCAAGATCCAAATTAATTTTATCTAGACTCAAATCAAAAATTGCAGAAGATCCAACTTTAAAAAAAGCCTGTTTGTATTAG